A part of Streptomyces sp. DSM 40750 genomic DNA contains:
- a CDS encoding helix-turn-helix transcriptional regulator, translating to MESGIHLNELGAFLKARRAELSPRTVGLPESGAPRRVPGLRRDEVARLAGLSSPYYARLEQGRVVRPSAVVLATLVRVLHLDDEQRDHLFELAGEAGVKVCRRPAQKVQPQVQRFINDIPFTPALVLGRYMGILAWNSLAAALVTDFSRIPVKKRNFVRLLFTEPAMRVLYPDWERVAHACVTQLWMEGAKCPGDTQLTELVGELSVADAHFRRWWGAKHATVLSVGTKTLRHPVVGDVTLDWDSFTSVTDGEQQLVIWTAEPGTASHDNLRLLQAWTARPSAA from the coding sequence ATGGAGAGCGGCATACATTTGAACGAGCTGGGTGCATTTCTCAAAGCCCGGCGAGCGGAGCTGAGCCCGCGCACGGTAGGGCTGCCGGAGTCGGGAGCGCCGAGGCGCGTGCCAGGTCTCCGGCGGGACGAGGTCGCCCGGCTGGCCGGGCTCAGCAGCCCGTACTACGCGCGCCTGGAACAGGGGCGTGTAGTGCGGCCGTCGGCGGTGGTACTCGCGACGCTCGTCCGTGTCCTGCACCTGGATGACGAACAGCGGGACCATCTGTTCGAGTTGGCGGGCGAGGCGGGAGTCAAGGTGTGCCGACGCCCGGCGCAGAAAGTCCAGCCTCAGGTGCAGCGATTCATCAACGACATCCCGTTCACCCCGGCGCTGGTGCTGGGCCGGTACATGGGCATCCTCGCCTGGAACTCGTTGGCCGCCGCCTTGGTCACCGACTTCTCCCGGATTCCAGTCAAGAAGCGGAACTTTGTCCGGCTGCTCTTCACCGAGCCCGCCATGAGGGTGCTGTACCCGGACTGGGAGCGTGTCGCCCACGCGTGCGTCACGCAGTTGTGGATGGAGGGCGCCAAGTGCCCCGGAGACACACAGCTGACCGAGCTGGTGGGTGAACTGTCGGTGGCTGACGCCCACTTCCGCCGATGGTGGGGAGCGAAGCACGCCACGGTGCTGAGCGTGGGAACGAAAACCCTGCGGCATCCGGTCGTCGGGGACGTCACCCTTGACTGGGACAGCTTCACCAGCGTCACCGATGGCGAGCAGCAGTTGGTGATCTGGACCGCCGAGCCAGGAACGGCATCTCACGACAACCTGCGTCTCCTCCAGGCCTGGACTGCGCGGCCGTCGGCGGCATGA